In Pseudoxanthomonas sp. SE1, the genomic stretch TGCTGCCCAGCAGTGCGGCACGTGCGTCCGTACCTTCGGCGACGTCGGCGACCATCTGCATGCGCGTGAAGTACACCAGCGTCGCCATCACCGCCATCAGCAGCACATAGCCGGCGATCCCGCTCAGGAAGGGGGACCGGATCACCGAACGGACACCGGCCCATATGCTGCCGCCGATGCGTTCGGCTTCGTCCGGAAACGCAGGTGCATGTACGCCATTCGTTCCGGTGCGGTCCGGCGCGACCCTCACCAGCAGCCATGCGGTCAGCAGGCCGAGGGACAGGAATCCCGCCGAGACCAGCAGAAGGCTGGCGGTTCCCAACGGTTCGGCCAGTTGCGAGGTCAGCCAGGGCCCGACGATCGCGCCCAGCGTTCCGCCGATGGAGATCAGCGCGAAGAAGCGTCCGCCCTGGTCGCTGGTGAAGCGGTCGGACATCAACGCCCAGAACACCATGGTGGCGAACAGGTTGAATACGCTGAACCACACGTAGAACACCTGGCCGCTGCGCTGCCCCACCGCCTCCGGCGCGAACATCAACAGCGCCCAGAAGCCCACCAGACCCAGGATGAAGAAGCCATAGGTCGCCGCGATGAAGTGCAACCGCCGCAACCGACTGACCAGCCAACCAAACGCGGGATTGACGGCCAACGTCACCAGCGCGGTGCCGATGAACAGCCAACGGATGCTCTCGATGCCGCGTTCCATGCCCAACGCATCACGCGCGGGCCGCAGCAGCATCAGTGCGGTGAGGACGAGGAAGAAAAAGCACGCCGCGATCAGGACGGGAACGGCTTCCCCGCGGCGCAGGTTGAACATGGCCTGCCACCTGCTAGGGGGCGGGTTCGGGCCCGCGGTGCGCGCGTCGGAGCTGCTCATGGATTGTCCTGGAAGCGGCGTGCTCATGTCAGCGGAAACGCGCGCCCGTCAGCGCTTCCGATACGTCCCAGAGACGCGCTGCAGCCGTGGCGTCCTGTGCCACCGCAGGCACCGTGGCCAGGCCGAGCGGGCCGCGCATTTCGTTCATGCCTGTCGGCCCGTAGTAGGCACCGGCCACGGCCTCGGGCGCCGTCGCGGCAAACAGCGTGGGGATCGCGCCCTGCGCCGCCGACTGCATCTGGTCTTTCCCGGCCGCCCACCGACGCCCCTGCTCGCTGTCCAGCCCCGGACCGCGTGCGACCAGTTCGGTCACCGCGATACCCGGATGCGCGGCCATGCTCGTGATTCCCCAGCCCGCCGCGTCGCTGCGCCGCTGCAGCTCGAAAGCGAACATCAGGCAGGCAATCTTCGACTGCGCATAGGCCGCATACGCGTCATAGGCCTTGTCGGACTGGAGGTTGTCGAAATCGAGACCACCACGATGGACGGCGATGCTGGACAGCGTGACCACGCGAGGAGACGCACTCTTCCGCAACAGCGGCATCAGTTCCGCGGTCAGCGCGAAGTGTCCGAGATAGTTGGTGGCGAGCTGCATCTCGAAGCCATCGGCGGACACGCCACGCTGCGGAAGCGCCATGACCGCTGCGT encodes the following:
- a CDS encoding MFS transporter, with product MFNLRRGEAVPVLIAACFFFLVLTALMLLRPARDALGMERGIESIRWLFIGTALVTLAVNPAFGWLVSRLRRLHFIAATYGFFILGLVGFWALLMFAPEAVGQRSGQVFYVWFSVFNLFATMVFWALMSDRFTSDQGGRFFALISIGGTLGAIVGPWLTSQLAEPLGTASLLLVSAGFLSLGLLTAWLLVRVAPDRTGTNGVHAPAFPDEAERIGGSIWAGVRSVIRSPFLSGIAGYVLLMAVMATLVYFTRMQMVADVAEGTDARAALLGSIDMWTQIAVLVLQLTLTGRFIRRFGLGVALAILPLATALGFIGLAIYGSFVVLVLLEAANRAVQRGITRPVREVLFTVVDREDKYKAKAFIDTFVYRAGDVVGAQAEGVLGRIGLAIGGLVSVVVPLALFWAALALWLGRAHARRVSQASDVVPDRSERHAHDEPVVGRHAQPLPQAGPP
- a CDS encoding oxidoreductase — encoded protein: MRNDLSIERTQPTRAHWRRRVAAMALMLGAMAGSSAALAQTAPKPDWSLADMPSQAGRFFLVTGGTSGMGFEDAKALAASGAHVVIAARNAERGREAMDRIRKDTPDARLQFEVVDLANLDSVRALGRRLGTALPRLDGLINNAAVMALPQRGVSADGFEMQLATNYLGHFALTAELMPLLRKSASPRVVTLSSIAVHRGGLDFDNLQSDKAYDAYAAYAQSKIACLMFAFELQRRSDAAGWGITSMAAHPGIAVTELVARGPGLDSEQGRRWAAGKDQMQSAAQGAIPTLFAATAPEAVAGAYYGPTGMNEMRGPLGLATVPAVAQDATAAARLWDVSEALTGARFR